A region of the Cannabis sativa cultivar Pink pepper isolate KNU-18-1 chromosome 3, ASM2916894v1, whole genome shotgun sequence genome:
ATTGGATAGAGTGGGCAGTGTAGCTTATAGAATAGCTTTACCGCCATCATTATCTGGGgtgcataatgtatttcatgtatctCAACTCCGGAAATATGTGTCAGACCCATCGCATGTTTTGAGCTATGAAACACTGGGTTTGCAGGAAGATTTGTCCTACAATGAACGTCCGGTGAAGATTCTTGATCAAAAGGATAGGATTTTGAGAAATAAGACAATTACCCTGGTGAAAGTCCTATGGAGAAACAGTGTGGTTGAGGAAGCTACTTGGGAGCTTGAATCTGATATGCGAGAACAATATCCAGAATTATTTGagtaaaatttcgggacgaaattttcttttagagggggataattgtaatatccgctaactccgaaagggtatttttgtaattttatttagttgagagtattatttttttttattttacatatttatggatttaaatatgtatgggattatttttatgataatataatatttgattttattggcatgtgcataatgcctaatagatacatatgtctgg
Encoded here:
- the LOC133036010 gene encoding uncharacterized protein LOC133036010; translated protein: MGHRILLFVIEMLGSLRLLGKLTESNGNSIEVRHRISSGDGWSDLKRRDIEFEVGDHVFLRVTPRKGLSVKRFGKRGKLSPRYVGPFQILDRVGSVAYRIALPPSLSGVHNVFHVSQLRKYVSDPSHVLSYETLGLQEDLSYNERPVKILDQKDRILRNKTITLVKVLWRNSVVEEATWELESDMREQYPELFE